The Achromobacter spanius genome includes the window GTTTCGCCCACATCGTTCACGCCGATCACAAACGCCCGTTCGCTGCGCGCCGGGTCGAACACGGCGCGCGCGTTCAGCGTGCCATGCAACGCACCCAAGGCATCCGCAATGGGCTGCGCCAGCGCCTCGGCATAAGGCGTGGGCACCATCCCGCGCGAGGTGCGCAGGAACAATTCATCGCCCAGAAGCTTGCGCAAGCGGCTCAGCGCATTGCTGACGCCGGGTTGCGAAATACCCAGGCTTTGCGCGGCGGCCGACACCCGGCCGTGCTTGTGCAGTTCGTTGAAGACGACCAGCAGGTTCAGGTCTACGTCTTTCAGGTTCATGCGCTTGTCTCCACCAATATTGATGTTGGTGATGTCTTCTATTGATCAGATTCTATTTATTTATTTCATCGGCTGCCCGATGATGAAGCGATAAAAATAGGAGACAAACCATGCACATCGACCCGCCCTGGCAGGGCGACGGTTCCCACCGTATTCCCTTCGGCGTCTACACCGACGCCGCCTTGCACCAGCGCGAGCTGGAACGCTTCTTCTACCGGGCGCACTGGTGTTACGTCGGTCTGGAAGCCGAAATTCCCAACCCAGGCGACTTCAAGCGCACCGCCGTGGGCGAGCGATCGGTGATTCTGCTGCGCGACCAGAGCGGCCAGGTGCGCGTGGTGGAAAACGTGTGCGCCCATCGCGGCGTGCAGTTCTGCCGTGAACGATCCGGCAACCGCAGCGAATTCGTCTGCCCCTATCACCAATGGAATTACGACCTGGAAGGCAACCTGATCGGCGTGCCCTTCCGACGCGGCGTCAAACAAGACGGCAAGGTCAACGGCGGCATGCCGCCCGATTTCAAGACCGAAGAGCACGGCCTGACCAAGCTGGCGGTGGCCTGTCGAAACGGCGTGGTGTTCGCCTCGTTCGACCACGACGCCGAACCGCTGGAAGACTATCTGGGACCAGACATCCTGCACTATTTCGACCGTGTCTTCGATGGCCGTGAACTGGTCATCCATGGCTACAGCCGCCAGCGCATCCCGGGCAACTGGAAGCTGATGCAGGAGAACATCAAGGACCCCTATCACCCCGGCCTGCTGCACACCTGGTTCGTCACCTTCGGGCTGTGGCGCGCGGACAACCGGTCGGAACTGAAAATGGACCGCCACTTCCGCCACGCCGCCATGATTTCCACGCGCGGCCAAGGCGGCAAGGGCAGCGTCACCAGCGGCGTGTCCAGCTTCAAGGAACAGATGTCGCTGAACGACGACCGCTTCCTGGACATCGTGCCGGAGCCCTGGTGGAACGGCCCCACCGCCGTGCTGATGACGTTGTTTCCCAGCGTGATCATCCAGCAGCAGGTCAATTCGCTATCCACCCGCCACATCCAGCCCGTGGGCCACGACGCCTTCGACTTCGTCTGGACGCACTTCGGCTTTGCCGAAGATACGCCCGAGATGACGCGCCGGCGGCTGCGCCAAGCCAACCTGTTCGGCCCGGCCGGCTTCGTATCGGCGGACGACGGCGAAGTGATTGAATTTTCGCAATCGGGTTTTGAACAGAAACCGTGGCATCGCAGCGTGGCGGAACTGGGCGGCAAGACCGCCGAGAACACCGACCACATGGTGACCGAAACGCTGATACGCGGCATGTATGCGTATTGGCGCCGCGTGATGGAGGCATGACGATGCTGGACTTTCCGCTCTACTACCGCCTGACCTGCCTGTACACCGACTACGCCGCCGCGCTGGACGCCGAGCAATGGGAGAAATGGCCCGACTTCTTTCTGGAAGACTGCACCTACAAGGTGCTGCCCCGCGAAAATCACGAACGCGGCTACCCCTTGGCCACCATGGCGTTCGAAAGCCGCGCCATGCTGAAAGACCGCATCTACGGCGCCACCGAAACGATCTTTCACGACCCCTACTACCAGCGCCATGTGGTGGGCGCGCCGCGCGTGTTGCTGGTGCAAGGCGACCGCATCGAATCCGAAGCCAACTATGCCGTCTTTCGCACCAAGCCCAACCAACTGACCACGGTGTTCAACGTGGGCCGCTACCTGGACGTGGTGCGCAGCACGCCGGACGGCCTGAAGTTTGAATCGCGGCTGTGCATCTTCGACAGCGAGCTGGTGCCCAATTCGCTTATCTACCCTATTTAGCCGAGCCAGGATCACCGCCATGACTATGACTACTCAATGGATCAAGGCCATCGCCCATGCCGATGTGCCCGAAGACGACGTGATCGCCGTGCAGGCGGGCGACCGCGAAATCGCGCTGTACGGCGTGGACGGCGAGGTCTACGCCACCGACAACCTCTGTACGCACGGCAACGCGCGCTTATGCGATGGCTTCTTGACCGGCCATGAAATCGAATGCCCGCTGCACCAGGGCCGCTTTGACGTGCGCGATGGGCGGGCGCTGTGTTCGCCCTTGCGCGACAACGTGGCGACCTACCCGGTCAGGATCGAGGACGGGATGGTGTTCGTGGGGATGTAGCGGCCGCTGCGACTACCAATGCCGCAGCCCACGTGGCCACCGCGATAGCAACCCGCTCGGCCCGCGTTCAGATCGCCATCCGCAACGCTTCGTTGGCCGCCGCCATGCCCATGGCCGCGGTCACCGTCACCACCGACCCGTAACCGGCGCAAGACAAGCCCTGCGGCGCGGGGCTCTGCGCCGCCGCGCCCATATCGTCTTCGCCCTCGATGGGGCGCGTCCAGGCGTCGGGCAGAATGGCCGGCTGGTCGAACCACAGGGCATGCACGCCCATCTTCGGCACGCGCTTGAGCGCCTTGCCGTTCTGGTCGGAGGCGCGGGGAAAACCGTGCTCGCGGCGCAGCTTGTTGCGCAGCTTGGCCAGCAAGGCGTCGTTCACCGACGCCGACAGGTCGCCCGCCCGCAAGGCCAGCGGATCGGTCTTGCCACCCGCGCCGCCGCACAGCAGCATGGGCACGCCCAGCGCGCGCGCATGCAGAATCATCGCGATCTTGGCCTCGGCCTGGTCGGTGCAATCGATGATGACGGTGTATGGGCCGGGCAAGACCTCGGCCACGTTCTCGGGCGACACAAAGTCGTCAATGCGCGTCAGCCGGCATTCGGGGTTGATCTCCAACACCCGCTCGGCCATGGCATCAACCTTGGATTGCCCCAGCGTGGACGTCAGCGCATGGATCTGACGATTGACATTGGATTCGGCAATGTGGTCCAGGTCGATCAGCGTCAACGCGCCCACGCCGCAGCGCACCAGGGCCTCGACCGTCCAGGACCCCACGCCGCCCAGTCCGGCGACGGCAACGTGTGCCTGTTGAAGCCGGGCGGGCGCCTGGGGGCCATACAAACGGGACAGACCGCCAAAACGGCGGTCCAGGTCGGCGGAGGGGGCTGGGTGGTCGGGCGAGTTCATGGCGGCTATTTTAGGGCAGGCATCAAGCTTGTAACTTCAACCCCAGCCTCAGCCCGCATCATCCCCGCCCAGTGCCCGATACACCGTCACCTGGTTCACCAGGCGGTTCAGGCCGTTCTCGTCCCGAGCAATCTCGGCCGTGCGACGCTTTTCCTGCGCGTCCAGCCAGTCCTTCAAGGACACGGCCCCTGCCCGATACCGCACTTCGTACAGGCGCTCGGCCTCGCGCGCCGCGCGTAGCGACACCGCAAGCTGCTCGGCCTGCAAGGCCAACTGGGTTCGGTTCGACAGCGCGTTTTCCACATCAGCCATGGCCTGATACAGCGACTGCCGGAAATTGACGACACGCTCTTCGTAATCGGCCTTCGAGATCTTGATGTTCAGCTGCATCTGGTTCCATTGCAGGAACGGCAGCGTCAGACCCACGCCCAGCGTGGCGACGGGGTTTTGCAGCATGTTCGACAGCGTGGGGCTGGCGCTGCCCACCGCGCCCGTCAGCGTCACCGGCGGATAGAAGCTGGCGCGGGTGGCGTCGACGGTGGCCAGCGCCTCGCGCAGGCGCAGCTCGGTGGCGCGCAAATCGGGGCGGCGGCCAAGCAGGTCCGCCGGCACACCGGCGCGGGCCTCGGGCAGCGGGTATGCCGGCAGGCGGGGCGGGTTGGCCATGCTGCGGTCGGGGGGGCCGTCAAACAGAATCGTCAACGCATTGGTGTATTCCACGCGCTGCTGCACCAGCAAGGTGTGCGCCGCCTGCTGGCTGGCCACGGTCTGCTCGGCTTCGGCCAGTTCCAGCGCCGACGCGCCGCCCGCGGCGTATTGCGCGCGCACCAGGTCTTGCGTGCGGCGCGCGTAGGCGATGCTTTCCTCGCTGCTGGCAATGCGCTGGTTGATGAAGGCCGTTTGCCAATACAGCGTGGCGGTGGTGCCCACCAGCGACAAGGCGGCGGACTGGCGGTCTTGCTCGGTGGCCAGCGCTTCCCATTGCGCCGCGTCCCGCTGGCGCGAGAGCTTGCCCCACAGATCCACTTCGTAGCTGACGGTCAGCTGGGCCTGGTTGGCGCGCGTGATGGCACGGTCGCCATACAGGTTGCGGTTGCGCGTCACGTTGGCGTCGCCACCCAACTGCGGGATCAGCTTGTCTTCGGTCAGGCCCGCCTGGTATTGCGCGCGGCGCACGCGGATGGCGGCCGCGGCCAGGTCGTTATTGCGCGCCAGGACGGCGTCGACCAGCCCGTTCAACACCGGGTCATTGAAATTGCGCCACCAGGCGCCGCCGTCAGCCAAGGGGGCTTGCGAGTTCCCCGCTCCACCGTAGGTCCAGGCGGCGGGCGTCTGGGTCAGCGGGGGTTCGTAGTCGCTACGCAGCAGGCTGCCGCATCCCGCTAAAGCCAAAGGCAGGGCCAAGGCCAGCGCCAACGTCCGCGCGACAGGTTTGCAAATCAGGGAAACCGCTTTCATCGTCCTCATTCCCGGGCCAGCGCCTCGACGGGATCCAGGCGCGCCGCGTTGCGCGCCGGCAAATAGCCAAAAAGCACACCGATCAGCGTCGAGCACGTAAATGCCGCCACCATCGATGCCGTGGAATAAATCATCTGGAACGAGCCGCCCGTGGCCTTGGACACCAGCACGCCCAGGGCCAGCGACAGAATGATGCCCAGCGCCCCGCCGATCAGGCAGACCAGCACCGCTTCAATCAGGAACTGCTGCATGATGTCGCTGCGCCGCGCGCCCACCGCCATCCGCACGCCGATTTCCCGGGTGCGCTCGGTCACCGACACCAGCATGATGTTCATGACGCCGATGCCGCCCACCATCAGCGAGATCAACGCAATCAGCGACACCAGCAGCGTCATCGTGGCGGTGGTGCGTTCGATGGTCTTGCGGATGGCGTCCGTGTTGAACACGAAGAAATCCTTCACCACGTGGCGGCGCATCAACACGCGCTCGATGGCTTTCTCGGCGGCGGCGGGCGGCGTGGCGTCGCTGACGCGCACCGTGATGCTCTTCAGGTGCTGCTGCCCCAGCACGCGCGACAAGGCCGTGGTGTAGGGAATCCAGACGTTCAGGGACTCGTTGTTGCCGAACACCGAGTCCTTCTTGGCGGTCACCCCGATCACGCGCGCCGGCATGGAGCCCAGGAAGATGACCTGCCCGATGGGCTCCGTGTGCGAGCCGAACAGCGCCCGCCGCGTGCCGTCGTCGATCACCACTTCCTGCGCCCGGCGCACGACGCTGGTTTCGTCGAAGAACTTGCCCTCTGCCAGCTTGATGGCGCGCACGCGGAAGTACTGTTCGCCCACGCCCTGTATGGAGCCGTTGACCGACACGTTGCGATAGCGCAGCGTGTTGCTCGTGGCGACTTCCGGCGTGACGCTGTCCACATAGGGTTCACGCGCCAGGGCATCGGCGTCGGCCGCGACCAGCGTGCGGATATTCACGGCCTTCTCGTCGCCGAAATCCTTGCCGGGAAAGACCTCCACCGTATTGGTGCCGATGGCGCTGATGTCTTCCAGGATCTTGCGCCGCGAGCCCTCGCCCAGCGCCACCACCGACACCACGGCGGCAATGCCGATGATGATGCCCAGCATGGTCAGCGACGTGCGCAGCCGGTGTGCGTTCATGGACAAGAGCGCCATGCGCAAGGCTTCGCCGCAGCGGTCCAGGTACGACTGCCAGGCCGGCCGCCTGGGCAATTCGGGCGGTGCGTCGCGCGCGGCGTCCCGGTGTGGGGCGTCGGGGTTGCGCTTGTCCGCCACGATCTCGCCGTCGCTGATCTCGATGATGCGTTGCGCGTGGCGCGCCACGTTCATGTCGTGCGTGACGATGATGATGGTGTGCCCGGCCGCGTTCAGCTCTTCCAGGATGCGCAGCACTTCCTGGCCGGTGTGCGTGTCCAGCGCGCCGGTGGGTTCGTCGGCCAGGATGATGTCGCCGCCGTTCATCAGCGCGCGCGCGATGCTCACGCGCTGCTGCTGGCCGCCGGACAACTGGCCGGGGCGGTGCTCGGAGCGGTCGCCCAGGCCCAGCCGGTCCAGCAGTTGGTCGGCGCGGTCGATGC containing:
- a CDS encoding aromatic-ring-hydroxylating dioxygenase subunit beta, which translates into the protein MLDFPLYYRLTCLYTDYAAALDAEQWEKWPDFFLEDCTYKVLPRENHERGYPLATMAFESRAMLKDRIYGATETIFHDPYYQRHVVGAPRVLLVQGDRIESEANYAVFRTKPNQLTTVFNVGRYLDVVRSTPDGLKFESRLCIFDSELVPNSLIYPI
- a CDS encoding efflux transporter outer membrane subunit, producing the protein MKAVSLICKPVARTLALALALPLALAGCGSLLRSDYEPPLTQTPAAWTYGGAGNSQAPLADGGAWWRNFNDPVLNGLVDAVLARNNDLAAAAIRVRRAQYQAGLTEDKLIPQLGGDANVTRNRNLYGDRAITRANQAQLTVSYEVDLWGKLSRQRDAAQWEALATEQDRQSAALSLVGTTATLYWQTAFINQRIASSEESIAYARRTQDLVRAQYAAGGASALELAEAEQTVASQQAAHTLLVQQRVEYTNALTILFDGPPDRSMANPPRLPAYPLPEARAGVPADLLGRRPDLRATELRLREALATVDATRASFYPPVTLTGAVGSASPTLSNMLQNPVATLGVGLTLPFLQWNQMQLNIKISKADYEERVVNFRQSLYQAMADVENALSNRTQLALQAEQLAVSLRAAREAERLYEVRYRAGAVSLKDWLDAQEKRRTAEIARDENGLNRLVNQVTVYRALGGDDAG
- a CDS encoding tRNA threonylcarbamoyladenosine dehydratase, whose translation is MNSPDHPAPSADLDRRFGGLSRLYGPQAPARLQQAHVAVAGLGGVGSWTVEALVRCGVGALTLIDLDHIAESNVNRQIHALTSTLGQSKVDAMAERVLEINPECRLTRIDDFVSPENVAEVLPGPYTVIIDCTDQAEAKIAMILHARALGVPMLLCGGAGGKTDPLALRAGDLSASVNDALLAKLRNKLRREHGFPRASDQNGKALKRVPKMGVHALWFDQPAILPDAWTRPIEGEDDMGAAAQSPAPQGLSCAGYGSVVTVTAAMGMAAANEALRMAI
- a CDS encoding non-heme iron oxygenase ferredoxin subunit, which translates into the protein MTTQWIKAIAHADVPEDDVIAVQAGDREIALYGVDGEVYATDNLCTHGNARLCDGFLTGHEIECPLHQGRFDVRDGRALCSPLRDNVATYPVRIEDGMVFVGM
- a CDS encoding aromatic ring-hydroxylating dioxygenase subunit alpha, whose product is MHIDPPWQGDGSHRIPFGVYTDAALHQRELERFFYRAHWCYVGLEAEIPNPGDFKRTAVGERSVILLRDQSGQVRVVENVCAHRGVQFCRERSGNRSEFVCPYHQWNYDLEGNLIGVPFRRGVKQDGKVNGGMPPDFKTEEHGLTKLAVACRNGVVFASFDHDAEPLEDYLGPDILHYFDRVFDGRELVIHGYSRQRIPGNWKLMQENIKDPYHPGLLHTWFVTFGLWRADNRSELKMDRHFRHAAMISTRGQGGKGSVTSGVSSFKEQMSLNDDRFLDIVPEPWWNGPTAVLMTLFPSVIIQQQVNSLSTRHIQPVGHDAFDFVWTHFGFAEDTPEMTRRRLRQANLFGPAGFVSADDGEVIEFSQSGFEQKPWHRSVAELGGKTAENTDHMVTETLIRGMYAYWRRVMEA
- a CDS encoding MacB family efflux pump subunit — protein: MSGPLIALSGVRREFPAGDQTIAVLKDVNLTIEAGEMVAIVGASGSGKSTLMNILGCLDRPTRGDYRVDGRSTGELDPDELAELRREHFGFIFQRYHLLSDLSAQGNVEMPAVYAGKRREARIDRADQLLDRLGLGDRSEHRPGQLSGGQQQRVSIARALMNGGDIILADEPTGALDTHTGQEVLRILEELNAAGHTIIIVTHDMNVARHAQRIIEISDGEIVADKRNPDAPHRDAARDAPPELPRRPAWQSYLDRCGEALRMALLSMNAHRLRTSLTMLGIIIGIAAVVSVVALGEGSRRKILEDISAIGTNTVEVFPGKDFGDEKAVNIRTLVAADADALAREPYVDSVTPEVATSNTLRYRNVSVNGSIQGVGEQYFRVRAIKLAEGKFFDETSVVRRAQEVVIDDGTRRALFGSHTEPIGQVIFLGSMPARVIGVTAKKDSVFGNNESLNVWIPYTTALSRVLGQQHLKSITVRVSDATPPAAAEKAIERVLMRRHVVKDFFVFNTDAIRKTIERTTATMTLLVSLIALISLMVGGIGVMNIMLVSVTERTREIGVRMAVGARRSDIMQQFLIEAVLVCLIGGALGIILSLALGVLVSKATGGSFQMIYSTASMVAAFTCSTLIGVLFGYLPARNAARLDPVEALARE